One region of Cyanobium sp. M30B3 genomic DNA includes:
- a CDS encoding L,D-transpeptidase, giving the protein MLELITRLLIDLSEQRLTAYASGPQPIYSALVSTGLSASPTPTGDFRIAAKYARTPLTGADYRTPAVPDVMCLGGGGLGADRFCIHPAPWQEDRGQCFGVARSRGCIRVSRATARWLFARTAVGTPVRIQP; this is encoded by the coding sequence ATGCTGGAGCTGATCACCCGGTTGCTGATCGATCTCTCCGAGCAGCGGCTCACTGCCTACGCCAGCGGCCCCCAGCCGATCTACAGCGCCCTGGTGTCGACGGGCTTGTCGGCCTCGCCCACCCCCACCGGCGACTTTCGGATCGCCGCCAAATATGCGCGCACGCCGCTCACCGGTGCCGACTACCGCACGCCGGCCGTGCCTGATGTGATGTGTCTGGGCGGCGGCGGCCTGGGCGCCGATCGCTTCTGCATCCATCCGGCCCCCTGGCAGGAGGACCGGGGCCAGTGCTTCGGGGTGGCGCGCAGCCGTGGCTGCATCCGCGTCAGCCGGGCCACCGCCCGCTGGCTGTTTGCGCGCACGGCCGTGGGCACGCCAGTGCGCATTCAGCCTTGA
- a CDS encoding class I SAM-dependent methyltransferase — MALFEHQWATYRSVVRHDLMEHRALAAATAAALEGWLARRPAGSPAPAMADLGCGDLALLAPLLQRLPLGSYTCLDLTAAVLPLAQAALGPVPYPTHWQQGDLLAWIEADGPPLDLLHSAFAIHHLSDGEKSQFLAAARRRLAPGGLLLWADVFRQPGEALAAYRQRYGARVGGWQPLSGEQRAQVIEHLSSFDIPAERGAIEALAEAAGWRWQWAWQGQHRAEALAVLTPA, encoded by the coding sequence TTGGCGCTGTTCGAGCACCAATGGGCCACCTACCGCTCCGTGGTGCGCCACGACCTGATGGAGCACCGGGCCCTGGCCGCCGCCACCGCCGCCGCCCTCGAGGGATGGCTGGCCCGGCGGCCGGCCGGCTCGCCGGCGCCGGCGATGGCCGACCTGGGCTGCGGCGATCTGGCCCTGCTGGCGCCGCTGCTGCAGCGCCTTCCCCTGGGCAGCTACACCTGCCTCGATCTCACCGCCGCCGTGCTGCCCCTGGCCCAGGCCGCCCTGGGCCCGGTGCCTTACCCCACCCACTGGCAGCAGGGCGACCTGCTGGCCTGGATCGAAGCCGATGGCCCGCCGCTCGACCTGCTCCACTCCGCCTTCGCCATCCATCACCTCAGCGACGGCGAGAAGAGCCAATTCCTGGCGGCGGCTCGCCGGCGCCTCGCCCCCGGCGGGCTGCTGCTCTGGGCCGATGTGTTCCGCCAACCGGGGGAAGCGCTGGCGGCCTACCGGCAGCGCTATGGGGCGCGCGTGGGCGGCTGGCAGCCCCTCAGCGGCGAGCAGCGGGCGCAGGTGATCGAGCACCTCAGCAGCTTTGACATCCCGGCAGAGCGGGGCGCCATTGAAGCCTTGGCTGAAGCGGCGGGCTGGCGCTGGCAGTGGGCCTGGCAGGGCCAGCACCGGGCCGAAGCCCTGGCGGTGCTCACGCCGGCCTGA
- a CDS encoding DUF1543 domain-containing protein codes for MHSDARPELWLAVLGGRAPGCHIELHDVRFVAGTTIEAAIPELRRQWFGRREGLHLDAYLAVRAVDGWAVRLGREPSAPRPERLWFVNLGAYRPDSLAELHHFGLVVARSPQAAKAAAKRQWLRGALQQHRDDLAAVDDCLAVEQLELLGGERWHVQMEPHPEGLSQRQVPDWFGYRPI; via the coding sequence ATGCACTCTGATGCACGTCCAGAGCTCTGGCTGGCGGTGCTGGGCGGCCGGGCGCCCGGGTGCCACATCGAGCTGCATGACGTGCGCTTCGTGGCCGGCACCACGATCGAGGCGGCCATCCCGGAGCTGCGGCGGCAGTGGTTCGGGAGGCGTGAGGGTCTGCACCTGGATGCGTATCTGGCGGTGCGGGCGGTGGATGGCTGGGCGGTGCGCCTGGGGCGTGAGCCGTCCGCGCCCAGGCCCGAGCGGCTCTGGTTCGTGAACCTGGGCGCTTACCGCCCCGATTCCCTGGCCGAGCTGCATCACTTCGGCCTGGTGGTGGCCCGCTCGCCCCAGGCGGCCAAGGCGGCGGCGAAGCGCCAGTGGTTGCGCGGGGCGCTGCAGCAGCACAGGGACGACCTGGCCGCGGTGGACGACTGCCTGGCGGTCGAGCAGCTGGAGCTGCTGGGCGGCGAGCGCTGGCATGTGCAGATGGAGCCCCACCCCGAGGGCCTGAGCCAGCGCCAGGTGCCGGACTGGTTCGGCTACCGGCCGATCTGA